In Oscillospiraceae bacterium, a genomic segment contains:
- a CDS encoding SGNH/GDSL hydrolase family protein has protein sequence MKKIDIFGAPVVLHGFDAEGVKKLWRLPFALHDQVNLGVATLCKHTSGGRIRFCTDSKKLSVRVTVTEDCLFPHMPLSGSSGVDLFVNGRFVQNWRPDLNRRVFSFEYNMSGEKNEICFYLPLYNGVEAFELYADDGAFIGAPRPYTHQKPVVFYGSSITQGACASRPSNNYVAEVCEIVDADFRNLGFSGNALGEENIADYIAGLDMSVFVLDYDHNSWTERLDETHERFFKQVRAKNPTLPIIMMTRPDFDANIPDSTRRREIVKRTYDNAVASGDKFVAFLDGETFFGNVLRDHCTPDTCHPTDLGFERMAMAVLPALKKFLS, from the coding sequence ATGAAAAAGATCGATATTTTTGGGGCGCCCGTAGTGCTGCACGGGTTTGACGCCGAAGGCGTAAAAAAATTATGGCGGCTGCCGTTCGCGCTGCACGATCAGGTCAATCTGGGCGTGGCAACGCTCTGCAAGCACACTTCGGGCGGACGCATCCGGTTTTGTACCGACAGCAAAAAGCTGAGTGTCCGGGTGACGGTGACCGAGGACTGTCTGTTTCCGCATATGCCGCTCTCGGGCAGTTCGGGGGTCGATCTGTTCGTCAACGGGCGGTTTGTGCAGAACTGGCGGCCCGATCTGAACAGGCGGGTCTTTTCGTTTGAATATAATATGAGCGGAGAGAAAAACGAGATCTGCTTCTATCTGCCGTTATATAACGGCGTGGAGGCGTTTGAACTCTATGCCGACGACGGGGCTTTTATCGGCGCGCCGAGGCCGTATACCCATCAAAAACCGGTCGTTTTCTACGGCTCATCGATCACACAGGGCGCCTGCGCCTCAAGACCCTCGAACAACTATGTCGCCGAGGTCTGCGAGATCGTCGACGCCGATTTCCGCAATCTCGGCTTTTCGGGAAACGCGCTGGGTGAGGAGAACATCGCCGATTATATTGCGGGGCTGGATATGAGCGTGTTCGTGCTCGATTATGATCACAATTCCTGGACGGAGCGGCTCGACGAGACCCATGAGCGGTTTTTCAAACAGGTGCGGGCGAAGAACCCGACACTGCCAATCATTATGATGACTCGCCCCGATTTTGACGCAAACATTCCCGACAGCACCCGCCGCCGCGAGATCGTGAAACGAACCTACGATAACGCTGTGGCAAGCGGGGACAAATTTGTCGCGTTTTTGGACGGCGAGACGTTTTTCGGCAATGTGCTGCGCGACCACTGCACGCCCGATACCTGCCACCCGACCGACCTCGGATTCGAGCGTATGGCGATGGCGGTGCTGCCGGCGCTGAAGAAGTTTTTAAGTTAA